The genomic window TGACTGATGTCCTCCGTGGCTTTGGCCGTTTGGTTCGCCAGTTCCTTAACCTCGTTGGCGACGACCGCAAAGCCTTTTCCGGCTTCCCCGGCACGTGCCGCCTCGATAGTGGCGTTTAGGGCCAGGAGATTGGTCTGCTCCGCGATCGAGGTGATGACCTTGATCACCTGACCGACCTCCGCACTGCTGTCTCCCAGTTTCGCGACGGTCTGATTAGTGGTTTCCGCAACCTCTACCGCGGATTTTGCCACCCGGGCCGCTTCGTTGGCGTTCTGAGCAATTTCCTTGATACTCGCGCTCATTTCATCTGCCCCGGTAGAAACCGTTTGAACATTTTTACTGATCTGCTCAGTTGCGGCTGACACGACATTGGCCTGAGCGGAAGTTTCCTCGGCGTTTCCGGCCATGGTCTGGCTCACCGAGGTCAACTCCTCTGAAGAACTGCCCAGAGTCTGCGCCATATTCGCAATTTCAGAAATGCTGTTTCTAAGATTCTTGAAAAATCCAGACAACCCTTCACCCATTCGACCAATAGCGTCTTCGCCCTTAATCGCAATTTCCTGGGTCAGGTCCCCTTGGGAAGCGCTGCTCACAACCCCAAGGATACTATCCACTTTTTCACGCAATTCCTGTGCCTGATGCTGGTCGCGCTCAACCATTTCTTGAGCTTTTTTCTCATTTTCGATCTTTTCAGTGACCACCTGCCAGGAGAGCATTGGGCCAAGATAAGTGCCTTCTTTGTCGAAAATTCCCGCGACCATAACGTCAAAGGTTTCCGGGCCAAATTTAATCAATGACTGATGCGGTGAACCATTGGAATTTGAAATACTATTCCTTGCATCGTTCGGGATTTGATAAATAACGTCCATTGACTGGCCAATCAGTTCCTCCGACGAAACTGAAAGATGCTGGCTCAATTTCGAGAAGAGTTGCTTGGCCGCCGGGTTGACGTAACGGATATTGAAATCCGTATCGGCGTAAACCATATAGCCTGGGTTGTTTTCCACCATTCCTGCCACCCGCGCCATCTGGGTTTCCGCTTCCACTTTTTCTGTCACGATTTCCCAGGACAACATCGGCCCGAGATATTCATGGTTCTGATCGAAAACAGCACTGACGGCGATATCGATTTTTTCCTCCCCGACAGTAATCAACGTATGTATTGGAAGGTTATTGGGATCGGATACAATTCTTCGCTGATGATCCGGATTTTTGTGGAAAAGATCGATGGATTGCCCAATGATGTTGTCCTCGCCCACCGGCAGAAATTTTTCCAGTTTCTTCATTATTTTTTTGGATTCCGCGTTCAAGTATTGGATATTCCAGTTTTTGTCCGCGAACATGGCCCCTTTCGGAGTATTTTCCATCATCGAAACAATTTTAGCGGTTTCCGTTTCCGATCTTTTCATCGACCGCATGAACATCCAGACGCCGGCAACCATCATGCCTACTAAAACCAGACAAAAAGCAGTAATACCGATCACGCGGCTCAACATGGAATCATTCGCCACAAGTTGCGTGTCGATGGGAGAAATGACCTCAAGCACACCCCGCACGTCTCCCAATTTCCAATTATTTTTCGGAGTATCAGCACGGCTGTTGTGACAGTTGACACAGGCTTCAGCGATCATCCTGTCCGCCACCGCCACACGCACGACTTCCTGTCCGTTCAGCGATTCCTGTCTTACAAAAGAATCATCAGGATTGGCTCTAAAAAATGCCAATGCATCCGTCCCGAAACCATCCAGTTTCCTGTCTGCTCTGTTCGGGAAAGGAAATTCACTGTAAAGTTTTAATTTCACTTTATCTTCGCCTTTTTTACTCAACAATGCACTCATGTCATGAATCAAAGTGGCAGGCAGGGGAATCCCGTCAGGCATGGTTTCGTGATCGTAGGAAATTTTCAAACCGGTATCGTTCCCCTTGACTTTTTTAATGACGCTTTTAACGTAATACGCTCTCAGGGTTTTGAATTGATCAATAATGGATAACGCATTCAGCTTACTTCCTTCCTGGGTATTATGAAGGCTGGTATTAGAAATATAGATAATGAGCCCCACAATGCTAATTGCCAGAACCCCCACAACCGAAAACATCATTTTTGCCATGTGTTTTTTTAAAAACGCTTCATTCATCGCTTCTTCCTCCCCCTAGGGCTTCTAAATGAAATTTGTAAAATATTTAATGATTGCCGATTGGTCTGATTATCTGAAGAATCCACTTAGTTATTCTAGACTATAAATGTAAATCTGTAAATATAATTAGTTGTTTTTTATGATGTTTTGCTATATTAACCAGAAGATTAAAACATTTAACTTCGAATGGCTGTGCCTTTATATCGGAAAAAAACGGATTCGGGATGGTTGGTTGCAAACGGATATTTTTTATTTGATAATGGGCTCGCCGAATTATGGAAAGTCTGCTTAGAAACAGCTTGCTTGATTTATCGGCTTTTATAGTCAATAAGTTAATAATAAAGGTAAGTGAAAAGGGTAAACGATCAAAGTGAAGCGTTTTTTCAAAGTCCTGGGCTGGGTTTGTCTGGGGATATTTTTACAATTCAAATTCAACGTGCTATACGGCATCGTCTTTCTTGAAAACCTGAATTTCCACGATCGAACCTATATTGTAAAAATGGGGCTCACCCCTGTCACTGAAGGGGCGAAAGTCCTGAATATTGAAACCACCGTCCACCACTCCCTGGGGTCTGATTACTTTGCTACCGTTTATATCCCAATAGGTTATAAAGTTTTGAATCAAAAAGTCTACCAGGGAACCGAAGCGATTGAAGGCTACCAGGCGTACCAAATGAATATGAAACGCCGTTACCGGGATGTTCTGGCCACAGCGGATTTTATTATCTCCCCTGAAAAGTCAGCGAAAGAAACTCCCGCGAATCCAATTCTAGTGCAATTTGAAAACCTCGATCAACTCCTGCATAAAGATTCCACCTACCTTCTCTCCATAAAAAACAAGCAGGTCAGTTTGGAAGGCCCTGAAATGGCCGAAGCCAAATACCCGCAAAAATTTGGTATGTAGCCGATGATTTTGCGATACGATAATAGGTATGAATCCCCGCACCAAAGAATTTAAAGACTACTATAAAATCCTGAACGTTCAGGAAATTGCCACAGATGTGGAAATCAAAAAAGCTTACCGCAAGCTCGCCCTGGAAAATCATCCCGACCACCATCCCGATGACCCCAAAAGCGAAGACCGGTTCAAGGAAATCACCGAAGCTTACGGAGTTTTGATTGACCCTGCCAAAAGGCGCGAATACGATCTCTTCCGGGCGGCCACGCTCTCAGGAAACGGTCCTGGTTCAAACCCGTTCAGCTATTCCCAGGAAGATATCTTTGAAAATATGTTTCGCCAGGGAAACGCACGCGACATTTTTGAAGAGCTGAACCGGGAGTTTGCCAAATCCGGCGTCCGGTCGGGCAACCCCTTTTTCCAATCCATGCTTTTTGGCGGTGCTCTGGGCGGCTTGACGCGCATCCTGGGCATGATCCCCGGTCCACTGGGCAAAATCGGTTATGGGATCCGAATCGCACAAATGGTCGGTTCCTCTTTCATGGCATACAACCAGATGCG from Nitrospinaceae bacterium includes these protein-coding regions:
- a CDS encoding molecular chaperone DnaJ, which codes for MNPRTKEFKDYYKILNVQEIATDVEIKKAYRKLALENHPDHHPDDPKSEDRFKEITEAYGVLIDPAKRREYDLFRAATLSGNGPGSNPFSYSQEDIFENMFRQGNARDIFEELNREFAKSGVRSGNPFFQSMLFGGALGGLTRILGMIPGPLGKIGYGIRIAQMVGSSFMAYNQMRQAQKKASPDGSEPPPDILDSVKGALKKGVHTITGPGQNSANINLSITVPAVEAMTGARKKISYKLGDDTERLVVSIPPQFPPNGKLRIPQKGRLINGKRGDLFLTVKIET